The genomic DNA GATAAGTCTGTAAAGTTAAATGCAGAAATTACTATAGAAAAGGGTAGAGGATTTGTACCTGCAGAGGAAAATAAAAAAGCTTCTGCTCCAATAGGAACAATCTTTACAGATTCTATTTACACGCCAATTAAGAATGTAAAGTATACAATCGAAAATTTTCGTGTAGAACAAAAAACGGATTATGAAAAATTAGTTTTCGATATCGATACTGATGGATCAATCAATCCTAAAGATGCATTAACTGAAGCTGCAAAAATTTTAATCCACCACTTTATGTTATTCTCTGATGAGCGTATCACTTTAGAGGCAGATGAAATTGCACAGACAGAAACATATGATGAAGAATCATTACATATGCGTCAATTATTAAAAACTAGATTAATCGATATGGATTTATCTGTAAGAGCTTTAAATTGTTTAAAGGCTGCAGAAGTAGATACATTAGGAGATTTAGTTTCTTTTAATAAAAGTGATTTAATGAAATTTAGAAACTTTGGTAAAAAATCATTAACAGAACTAGAAGAGTTAGTTATTGTTAAAGGGTTAAGTTTTGGAATGGATTTAAGTAAATACAAATTAGATAGAGATTAATTTTTCATATTTTGCTCCTCATAATGAGTAGATGCAAGATGAAATTATAAACAAAGGTCATGAGACACGGAAAAAAACACAATCACTTAGGAAGAACAACTTCGCACAGAAAAGCGATGTTAGCTAATATGACTTGTTCTTTAATAGAGCACAAGCGTATTAACACAACAGTGGCAAAAGCAAAAGCTTTAAGAGTATTTGCAGAACCATTAATTACAAAGTCTAAAGCTGATACAACTCACAATAGACGTATCGTATTTTCTTATTTACGTGATAAATTTGCTGTTACAGAATTATTCAAAGAAATTTCTGTAAAAGTAGCAGACAGACCAGGAGGTTATCTTCGTATTATTAAATTAGGAAACCGTCAAGGGGATAATGCTCCTATGGCAATGGTAGAATTAGTTGATTACAACGAAATCTATAATCCTAATGGTAAAAAAGCAAAGAAAACTACAA from Polaribacter sp. ALD11 includes the following:
- a CDS encoding DNA-directed RNA polymerase subunit alpha, giving the protein MAILNFQKPDKVIMIESTDFSGRFEFRPLEPGFGLTVGNALRRVLLSSLEGFAITSLRVDGVEHEFSTVSGVVEDVTEIILNLKQVRFKKQIEETDRETVSISVSGQEQFTAGDLQKFISGFQVLNPDLVICNMDKSVKLNAEITIEKGRGFVPAEENKKASAPIGTIFTDSIYTPIKNVKYTIENFRVEQKTDYEKLVFDIDTDGSINPKDALTEAAKILIHHFMLFSDERITLEADEIAQTETYDEESLHMRQLLKTRLIDMDLSVRALNCLKAAEVDTLGDLVSFNKSDLMKFRNFGKKSLTELEELVIVKGLSFGMDLSKYKLDRD
- the rplQ gene encoding 50S ribosomal protein L17; this translates as MRHGKKHNHLGRTTSHRKAMLANMTCSLIEHKRINTTVAKAKALRVFAEPLITKSKADTTHNRRIVFSYLRDKFAVTELFKEISVKVADRPGGYLRIIKLGNRQGDNAPMAMVELVDYNEIYNPNGKKAKKTTRRGRSKKADSAQVEETATEEKSEE